One Salvia splendens isolate huo1 chromosome 12, SspV2, whole genome shotgun sequence genomic window carries:
- the LOC121759183 gene encoding probable E3 ubiquitin-protein ligase RHG1A has translation MDETETDGLESEESSTTIWWPSSMGEVIVALPAAELHAQYSNYFVPVFPNPTPPPSRHPSQGDVLSGFKTRRCCDDTDQHEEEVCCICLDKLYRGSVTTLDCSHEFHPDCIRRWLVDGQNFCPLCKAPAIM, from the coding sequence ATGGACGAGACAGAGACAGATGGTCTAGAATCTGAAGAAAGTAGTACGACTATATGGTGGCCATCAAGCATGGGAGAAGTTATTGTGGCCTTGCCTGCTGCTGAACTCCATGCCCAATATTCTAATTACTTTGTTCCTGTCTTCCCAAATCCAACGCCGCCCCCCTCCCGCCATCCGTCCCAAGGCGACGTTCTCTCCGGTTTCAAGACACGTCGCTGCTGCGACGATACGGATCAACATGAAGAAGAAGTTTGTTGCATATGTCTCGACAAACTGTACCGTGGATCGGTGACTACTTTGGATTGCAGCCACGAGTTTCATCCCGACTGCATAAGGCGGTGGCTCGTCGACGGCCAGAACTTCTGCCCCCTCTGCAAAGCTCCGGCGATCATGTGA